A genomic window from Mesorhizobium sp. 131-2-1 includes:
- a CDS encoding NAD(P)/FAD-dependent oxidoreductase produces MEQVDCIVAGAGVIGLAVARAMAAQGLDTLILEAAVAIGTETSSRNSEVIHAGIYYPRGSLKARLCVEGREMLYRYCAERSIPHRRCGKLIVATDETQEPVLAAIRASAAACGVGDLRFLSTAQTQALEPALHCRAGLLSPSTGIIDSHALMLALLRDAEEQGAMLSLNTRVVSGLVEDGRILLRTADTASGEQFEIATSRLINAAGLGAVALAASLEGFDRQLLPTLRYAKGNYFSVAGRAPFSRLIYPVPEPGGLGVHLTLDLGGTARFGPDVEWTDRLDYRVDPERGERFYDAIRKYWPQLADGSLQPAYSGIRPKLSGAGDANSDFVIQDSATHGIEGLVNLLGIESPGLTSSLAIAAHVARVLALA; encoded by the coding sequence ATGGAACAGGTCGATTGCATCGTCGCCGGCGCCGGCGTCATCGGTCTGGCCGTTGCGCGCGCCATGGCCGCGCAAGGCCTGGACACGCTGATCCTCGAAGCGGCCGTCGCCATCGGCACCGAAACCAGTTCACGAAATTCGGAGGTCATACACGCCGGCATCTACTACCCAAGGGGTTCGCTGAAGGCGCGGTTGTGTGTCGAGGGGCGTGAGATGCTCTACCGCTACTGCGCGGAGCGTTCGATCCCGCACCGGCGCTGCGGCAAGCTTATCGTCGCGACCGACGAGACGCAGGAACCAGTGCTGGCCGCCATCCGCGCCAGCGCCGCCGCCTGCGGTGTCGGCGACCTGCGTTTCCTTTCCACCGCGCAGACGCAGGCGCTGGAACCGGCCCTGCACTGCAGGGCGGGGCTGCTGTCACCCTCCACCGGGATCATCGACAGCCACGCGCTGATGCTGGCCCTGCTTCGAGATGCCGAGGAACAAGGCGCGATGCTTTCGCTCAACACGCGCGTCGTTTCAGGCCTTGTCGAGGACGGCCGCATCCTGCTCCGGACGGCCGACACGGCGAGCGGCGAGCAGTTCGAAATCGCCACGTCGCGCCTGATCAACGCGGCCGGACTCGGCGCGGTGGCCCTTGCCGCCTCGCTCGAAGGCTTCGACCGTCAATTGCTGCCCACACTCCGCTACGCCAAGGGCAATTATTTCTCGGTGGCCGGGCGCGCGCCCTTCTCGCGGCTGATCTATCCGGTGCCCGAGCCCGGAGGGCTCGGCGTCCATCTGACGCTGGACCTCGGCGGCACGGCCCGTTTCGGGCCGGATGTCGAGTGGACCGACCGGCTCGACTACCGCGTCGACCCCGAACGCGGCGAGCGCTTCTACGATGCAATCCGCAAATACTGGCCTCAGCTCGCGGACGGCAGCCTGCAGCCGGCCTATAGCGGCATCCGCCCAAAGCTCTCCGGAGCCGGCGACGCCAACAGCGACTTCGTCATCCAGGACAGCGCGACGCATGGCATCGAAGGCCTGGTCAATCTGCTCGGCATCGAAAGCCCCGGGCTGACGTCCAGCCTGGCGATCGCCGCGCATGTCGCGCGCGTTCTGGCGCTCGCCTAG
- the mutY gene encoding A/G-specific adenine glycosylase, whose product MAPHDQTRKAASGESSEAASVAPRLLAWYDAHHRDLPWRVPPGALAGGARPDPYRVWLSEVMLQQTTVEAVKAYFRAFLEKWPDVEALAAAPVEDVMKAWAGLGYYSRARNLKACADLVAGRGGRFPDTEAGLKELPGIGAYTAAAVAAIAFDRPAAVVDGNVERVVSRLFSIATPLSEAKPAIRALVEKLVPQVRPGDFAQAMMDLGATICTPRRPRCMLCPLREDCSAIVSGDPERFPVRLPKDDKPLRRGAAFVAERNDGAILLRKRAERGLLGGMTEVPTTAWTARVDGATTEAAAPFAADWRRAGQIAHVFTHFALELDVFHAHVKSDAPEGHFWSLAHEISGEALPTVMKKVIEAAIPGATKKRSH is encoded by the coding sequence ATGGCACCGCACGACCAGACCCGCAAGGCTGCATCCGGCGAAAGCAGCGAAGCAGCTTCAGTCGCTCCCCGCCTGCTCGCCTGGTACGACGCGCACCACCGCGACCTGCCTTGGCGCGTCCCGCCCGGGGCGCTGGCCGGGGGCGCAAGACCCGACCCCTATCGTGTGTGGCTTTCGGAAGTGATGCTGCAGCAGACCACGGTCGAAGCGGTCAAAGCCTATTTCCGCGCCTTCCTTGAAAAATGGCCTGATGTCGAAGCATTGGCGGCGGCACCCGTCGAGGATGTCATGAAGGCCTGGGCCGGGCTCGGCTATTATTCAAGGGCGCGCAACCTCAAGGCCTGCGCCGATCTGGTCGCCGGGCGCGGCGGCCGCTTTCCGGACACGGAAGCCGGCCTGAAGGAATTGCCGGGGATCGGCGCCTATACGGCGGCGGCGGTCGCGGCCATCGCCTTCGACCGACCGGCGGCCGTCGTCGACGGCAATGTCGAGCGCGTCGTGTCCAGGCTGTTCTCGATCGCAACGCCGCTCAGCGAGGCCAAGCCCGCAATACGCGCGCTGGTCGAAAAGCTTGTGCCGCAGGTGAGGCCCGGCGATTTCGCCCAGGCGATGATGGATCTCGGCGCCACGATCTGCACGCCACGCCGGCCGCGCTGCATGCTGTGCCCGCTGCGTGAGGATTGCAGCGCCATCGTCTCAGGCGATCCGGAGCGTTTCCCCGTCCGGCTGCCCAAGGACGACAAGCCGCTCAGACGCGGTGCGGCCTTCGTTGCCGAGCGCAATGACGGCGCCATCCTTTTGCGCAAGCGGGCCGAAAGAGGCCTGCTCGGCGGCATGACCGAGGTGCCGACGACGGCCTGGACTGCAAGGGTGGACGGCGCGACCACCGAGGCGGCGGCGCCGTTCGCCGCCGACTGGCGGCGCGCCGGACAGATCGCGCATGTCTTCACCCATTTCGCGCTCGAGCTCGACGTCTTTCATGCCCATGTGAAAAGTGATGCCCCGGAAGGCCATTTCTGGTCGCTGGCCCATGAAATTTCGGGGGAAGCACTGCCCACTGTCATGAAAAAGGTAATCGAGGCGGCGATACCGGGCGCAACCAAAAAGCGGTCGCATTGA
- a CDS encoding HAD family hydrolase, with product MTEIRHIVFDIGKVLIHYDPNIPFSRLIPDAGERKWFFDNVCTHDWNLEQDRGRTWQEAEALLIAEYPEHAENIRNFRRHWHEMVPHAYDDSVAIMIGLIETGHDVTMLTNFASDTLAEARQRFAFLNRPRGVTVSGDIHQIKPDRAIYDHHVAAFGLEASATLFIDDSQKNVDGARAAGWQAVLFTNARTLQADLDRLGIKA from the coding sequence ATGACCGAGATCCGCCACATCGTGTTCGACATCGGCAAGGTGCTGATCCACTACGATCCGAATATCCCGTTCAGCCGCCTTATTCCGGACGCCGGCGAGCGGAAATGGTTCTTCGACAATGTCTGCACGCATGACTGGAACCTCGAGCAGGACCGCGGACGGACATGGCAAGAAGCCGAGGCGCTGCTGATCGCCGAATACCCGGAGCACGCGGAAAACATCCGCAATTTCCGCCGCCATTGGCACGAAATGGTGCCGCATGCCTATGACGACAGCGTCGCCATCATGATCGGCCTGATCGAGACCGGTCACGACGTCACCATGTTGACCAACTTTGCCTCGGACACGCTTGCCGAAGCCCGGCAGCGTTTCGCCTTCCTCAACCGGCCACGCGGCGTGACCGTGTCGGGTGACATCCATCAGATCAAGCCGGATCGCGCCATCTACGATCATCACGTCGCCGCGTTCGGCCTCGAGGCGTCCGCCACATTGTTCATCGACGACAGCCAGAAAAATGTCGATGGCGCCAGGGCCGCCGGCTGGCAGGCGGTGCTGTTCACCAACGCCCGTACGCTTCAAGCGGACCTCGATCGTCTCGGGATCAAAGCGTGA
- a CDS encoding DsbA family protein: MNRPLSRRNLLTTLAAIPAVALIAACSDSGEDAKAADVKPANPATPAKPATPAAAKVPEAQGTVDMAELLKPGALPEKQLGKDDAKVTIVEYASMTCPHCAHFNEATFPELKTKYIDAGKVRYILREFPFDPSAEAGFMLARCAKDNYFPMVDVLFKQQPSWVGVNNTKEALLQISKLAGFTQESFEACLTDQKLLDDVRAVQKRGADEFKVDSTPTFFINGKTYKGAMSIEEMSAIIDPLL; encoded by the coding sequence ATGAACCGTCCTTTGTCCCGCAGGAACCTTCTGACCACGCTGGCCGCCATTCCGGCGGTGGCTCTCATCGCCGCATGCAGCGACTCGGGCGAGGATGCAAAGGCGGCCGATGTGAAGCCCGCCAATCCGGCTACACCCGCCAAGCCGGCAACGCCGGCGGCCGCCAAGGTGCCGGAGGCGCAAGGCACGGTCGACATGGCGGAACTGCTGAAGCCTGGTGCGCTGCCCGAAAAGCAGCTCGGCAAGGACGACGCCAAGGTCACCATCGTCGAATATGCCTCGATGACCTGCCCGCATTGCGCGCATTTCAACGAGGCCACCTTCCCTGAGTTGAAGACCAAGTATATTGATGCAGGCAAGGTGCGTTACATCCTGCGCGAATTCCCCTTCGACCCCAGCGCCGAGGCCGGCTTCATGCTTGCGCGCTGCGCCAAGGACAACTATTTCCCGATGGTCGATGTGCTGTTCAAGCAGCAGCCGAGCTGGGTTGGCGTCAACAACACCAAGGAAGCTCTGCTGCAGATTTCCAAGCTCGCCGGTTTTACACAGGAGTCCTTTGAGGCCTGCTTGACGGACCAGAAACTTCTGGACGATGTGAGAGCTGTCCAGAAACGCGGCGCGGACGAGTTCAAGGTCGACTCGACGCCGACCTTCTTCATAAACGGAAAGACCTACAAAGGGGCGATGTCGATTGAGGAAATGTCGGCCATCATCGACCCTCTGCTCTGA
- a CDS encoding site-specific DNA-methyltransferase: MSAVRLLDELSHAPQQSEWLDTILKGDCIAALDRLPEKSIDVVFADPPYNLQLDGDLHRPDQSKVDAVDDHWDQFESFEAYDAFTRAWLLAARRVLKPSGTIWVIGSYHNIFRVGAKMQDLGFWILNDVVWRKTNPMPNFRGRRFQNAHETMIWASRDQKAKGYTFNYEALKASNDDVQMRSDWLFPICTGQERLKNDNGDKLHPTQKPEALLARIMMASTRPGDIVLDPFFGSGTTGAVAKRLGRHFVGIEREQAYIDAANERIDAVRPLDGADLTILSGKRAEPRVAFISLIDTGLVAPGATLYDAKKRWAAKVRADGTVAIGDSAGSIHKIGAEVQGLDACNGWTFWHYERSGGLTPIDELRRIARLGMERAGA; encoded by the coding sequence ATGTCAGCCGTGCGTCTTCTCGACGAGCTTTCCCACGCTCCCCAGCAATCCGAATGGCTGGACACTATCCTCAAGGGCGATTGCATCGCGGCCCTCGACAGGCTGCCCGAAAAGTCCATCGACGTCGTCTTCGCCGACCCGCCCTACAACCTGCAGCTCGACGGTGACCTGCACCGGCCCGACCAGTCCAAGGTCGACGCCGTCGACGACCACTGGGACCAGTTCGAGAGCTTTGAAGCCTATGACGCCTTCACCCGCGCCTGGCTGCTCGCGGCGCGGCGCGTGCTGAAGCCCAGTGGCACCATCTGGGTCATCGGCTCCTACCACAACATCTTCAGGGTCGGCGCCAAGATGCAGGACCTCGGCTTCTGGATCCTCAACGACGTCGTCTGGCGCAAGACCAATCCGATGCCGAACTTCCGCGGCCGCCGCTTCCAGAACGCGCATGAGACGATGATCTGGGCCTCGCGTGACCAGAAGGCCAAGGGCTACACCTTCAACTACGAGGCGCTCAAGGCCTCGAATGACGATGTCCAGATGCGTTCCGACTGGCTGTTTCCGATCTGCACCGGCCAGGAGCGATTGAAGAACGACAATGGCGACAAATTGCATCCGACGCAGAAGCCGGAGGCGCTGCTCGCCCGCATCATGATGGCCTCGACCAGGCCGGGCGACATCGTGCTCGATCCCTTCTTCGGCTCCGGCACCACCGGCGCCGTCGCCAAGCGGCTTGGACGCCACTTCGTCGGCATCGAGCGCGAGCAGGCTTATATCGACGCCGCCAACGAGCGCATCGACGCGGTCCGGCCGCTGGACGGCGCCGACCTGACCATACTGTCTGGCAAGCGCGCCGAACCGCGCGTCGCCTTCATCAGCCTCATCGACACCGGCCTGGTGGCGCCGGGCGCCACGCTCTACGACGCCAAGAAGCGATGGGCGGCCAAGGTGCGCGCCGACGGCACGGTGGCGATCGGTGACAGCGCCGGCTCGATCCACAAGATCGGAGCCGAGGTGCAGGGGCTCGACGCCTGCAACGGCTGGACCTTCTGGCACTATGAGCGCAGCGGCGGTCTCACCCCGATCGACGAGCTGCGCCGCATCGCCCGCCTCGGCATGGAGCGGGCAGGGGCCTGA
- a CDS encoding rhomboid family intramembrane serine protease, whose amino-acid sequence MISKSSDPADFSSIVFERINPGGCRGLMLENDLERKFYYSTQKLIKSCAISALMLGLGIFSLQAKHPPPLLVLSGWICLIAGALMAATMVRRLVMRAPAVVLSSQGVQVPYISRLVPWNAITKLSEISGKNFVILRLAVDPAYAASVPRRWCMLQRGSKLALSIPISQIDTAGTDIAQLCRTYMAAHPTALDAMEEQGGRSLPSSATQPLASYGLIALLVLIYCAELKFAVDPNQGGSPSLQTLAALGGMWQPLILNGQWWRLVTATLMHASLVHLLGNSFALWRAGLLLEGLVGRLWFLALFAACAVGGEVASLYMTPATVVAVGASGGIVGLFATAIVLSFHFQSSAKRSLMQTRAISILVPAVLPLFSGPDKGLRIDYSAHIGGAIVGAVLALALMSSWSREQARPRYARAAGVVAGVFALVALGALVPISRTYAAYQTESGFTAFFNGRYDDAARLFKQQSEMPGAQVAYDDLWRIMAMGYAKDPALQTQAQQAQAKLTPATWPYPIFDLFMGDLSPQALQMKAVGNDQLCEATFYGAEEDLIAGHIDDAKPLLEKAISICPKTFIELGAAESELKRLQKDNAGS is encoded by the coding sequence ATGATTTCCAAAAGCAGTGACCCCGCTGATTTTTCTTCAATTGTCTTCGAACGCATAAATCCAGGCGGATGTAGGGGCTTGATGTTGGAAAACGATCTGGAGCGGAAATTCTACTATTCTACCCAAAAACTCATCAAATCATGTGCCATATCCGCCTTGATGTTGGGTCTCGGGATTTTCTCCCTTCAGGCTAAACATCCGCCGCCCCTACTTGTCCTTAGTGGGTGGATCTGCTTGATTGCCGGCGCTTTGATGGCCGCCACAATGGTGCGCCGGTTGGTGATGCGAGCGCCTGCGGTGGTGCTTTCGTCGCAAGGTGTGCAAGTTCCCTATATAAGTAGGCTCGTACCTTGGAACGCGATAACGAAGCTTTCTGAGATATCCGGCAAAAACTTCGTCATTCTGAGGCTGGCCGTCGATCCTGCCTATGCCGCAAGCGTGCCGCGGCGATGGTGTATGCTGCAGCGGGGTAGCAAACTGGCACTGAGTATCCCGATCAGCCAAATCGATACCGCAGGCACGGATATCGCTCAACTTTGCCGTACCTATATGGCGGCGCACCCAACAGCGCTCGATGCGATGGAAGAACAAGGTGGCCGCAGTCTACCATCGTCCGCCACACAGCCGCTTGCTTCCTACGGACTCATCGCGCTGCTGGTTTTGATCTATTGCGCCGAGTTGAAGTTTGCCGTCGATCCCAACCAGGGCGGATCGCCCTCGCTGCAAACCTTGGCCGCGCTCGGCGGCATGTGGCAGCCCTTGATCTTGAACGGCCAGTGGTGGCGGCTGGTCACGGCTACATTGATGCACGCCAGCCTCGTGCATCTCCTCGGCAATAGCTTTGCGCTTTGGCGCGCAGGGCTTTTGTTGGAGGGGTTGGTGGGCCGTCTATGGTTCCTGGCGCTTTTTGCCGCATGCGCGGTGGGCGGAGAGGTGGCTTCGCTGTATATGACCCCGGCCACTGTTGTTGCGGTTGGCGCATCAGGCGGCATTGTCGGCCTTTTTGCCACGGCAATCGTGCTCAGCTTTCATTTCCAATCCAGCGCCAAGCGCAGCCTGATGCAGACGCGCGCGATTTCGATCCTGGTCCCCGCGGTGCTGCCGCTTTTTTCGGGTCCCGATAAAGGCCTGAGGATCGACTATTCCGCCCATATCGGCGGCGCGATAGTGGGCGCCGTGCTCGCTCTGGCGCTGATGTCGTCCTGGTCGCGGGAGCAGGCTCGTCCGCGCTATGCTCGCGCTGCGGGAGTTGTCGCTGGCGTTTTCGCCCTGGTGGCGTTGGGCGCGCTTGTACCGATCTCCCGGACCTATGCCGCCTATCAGACAGAGAGTGGTTTTACAGCCTTCTTCAATGGCCGTTACGACGATGCCGCGCGGCTGTTTAAGCAGCAAAGCGAAATGCCGGGTGCGCAGGTGGCTTATGACGATCTGTGGCGCATCATGGCGATGGGGTATGCAAAAGATCCGGCGTTGCAAACGCAGGCGCAGCAGGCACAAGCCAAACTCACGCCTGCCACTTGGCCCTATCCGATCTTCGATCTGTTCATGGGCGATCTGTCTCCGCAGGCTCTGCAAATGAAAGCCGTCGGCAATGACCAATTGTGCGAGGCCACTTTCTACGGCGCCGAGGAAGATTTGATCGCAGGGCATATCGACGACGCAAAGCCGCTATTGGAGAAGGCGATATCGATATGCCCAAAGACGTTTATCGAACTTGGAGCTGCGGAGTCGGAATTGAAAAGGCTGCAGAAAGACAACGCCGGCTCTTGA
- the smc gene encoding chromosome segregation protein SMC, with protein MKFSRLRLLGFKSFVEPGEFVIERGLTGIVGPNGCGKSNLVEALRWVMGESSYKNMRASGMDDVIFSGSGTRPARNTAEVTLFLDNSDRTAPAAFNDADELQVSRRIEREAGSLYRINGKEARAKDVQLLFADQSTGARSPSMVGQGRIGELIQAKPQARRALLEEAAGISGLHTRRHEAELRLKAAEQNLERLDDVVGELESQIDSLKRQARQASRFKNLSADIRKAEATLLHLRWTLAKTQEGEARSALAAATTLVGDRAAAQMAAAREQGIGAHRLPDLRDAEAAAAAAFQRLSIAKSQIEEEAGRIRARQAELERRLQQLDGDIAREERMVRDNADILERLRVEEASLNSENAGAAEREATTRAAFEQAGATLSASEAKLAALTAERAEAAASRHQIERTLRETAERRDRFARQLAEVDRELSDIVSRISGLPDPAEKRLLVEDAAARLEESEAGAIAAEQAVADARAAESAARPPVQDAKAELARIETEARTLSKILNAASGDLFPSVLEQLSVERGYETALGAALGEDLDVPLDRSAPVHWGESAIQPGDAALPGGVKSLASVVRAPTQLARRLAQIGIVEAADGRRLQALLAPGQRLVSRDGALWRWDGLTASADAPTAAAQRLAQKNRLAELDAEAVQATRILREAEAALVQAEQALRQASEAERNARQAGRDAQHGLDAARNALAEAEKAGGELVSRRAALDEARARVVDSHEETQTALLEAEMLLQDAPDLGDLQLQLEQSSANVSRDRATLADARAVHEGLRREAEARTRRLEAIGAERRNWLERAENASTQIAALGERKAEAEAERERLADAPDEIDAKRRALLSQLAEAETLRQAAADRLQEAENKQAEFDKAATAAIQSLAEARETRVRAEERLTAADERRLEVEARIQETLNTPPHLVIKHTGLEADDPMPEMADVERQLDRLKVERERLGAVNLRAEEEQKELSDRLETIVSEREDIIEAIRKLRQAIQSLNREGRERLLSAFEVVNGHFQRLFSHLFGGGTAELQLIESEDPLEAGLEILARPPGKKPQTMTLLSGGEQALTAMSLIFAVFLTNPAPICVLDEVDAPLDDHNVERFCNLMDEMARTTETRFVIITHNPITMARMDRLFGVTMAEQGVSQLVSVDLQAAEAMREAS; from the coding sequence ATGAAGTTTTCGCGCCTTCGCCTCCTTGGTTTCAAGTCCTTCGTCGAACCCGGCGAGTTCGTCATCGAGCGCGGCCTGACCGGCATCGTCGGGCCGAACGGCTGCGGCAAGTCGAACCTTGTCGAGGCGCTGCGCTGGGTCATGGGCGAAAGCTCCTACAAGAACATGCGCGCGTCTGGCATGGACGACGTGATCTTTTCCGGCTCGGGTACGCGGCCCGCCCGCAACACCGCCGAAGTCACGCTTTTCCTCGACAATTCCGACCGCACCGCGCCCGCCGCCTTCAATGACGCCGATGAATTGCAGGTGTCGCGCCGCATCGAACGCGAGGCGGGCTCGCTCTACCGCATCAACGGCAAGGAAGCCCGCGCCAAGGATGTGCAGCTTCTGTTTGCCGACCAGTCGACCGGCGCGCGCTCGCCCTCGATGGTCGGGCAGGGCCGCATCGGTGAGCTGATCCAGGCCAAACCCCAGGCGCGCCGGGCGCTTCTCGAAGAGGCTGCCGGCATTTCCGGCCTGCACACGCGCCGCCACGAGGCGGAACTGAGGCTCAAGGCCGCCGAGCAGAACCTCGAGCGGCTGGACGACGTCGTCGGCGAGCTGGAAAGCCAGATCGACAGTCTGAAGCGCCAGGCGCGCCAGGCCTCGCGCTTCAAGAACCTGTCGGCCGACATCCGCAAGGCCGAGGCGACGCTGCTGCATCTGCGCTGGACGCTGGCCAAGACCCAGGAAGGCGAGGCGCGTTCGGCACTCGCTGCCGCGACGACCCTGGTCGGCGACCGTGCCGCCGCGCAGATGGCGGCCGCGAGGGAGCAGGGCATCGGCGCGCATCGGCTGCCCGACCTGCGCGACGCCGAAGCCGCTGCCGCCGCAGCCTTCCAGCGCCTGTCGATCGCCAAGTCGCAGATCGAGGAGGAAGCCGGCCGCATCCGCGCCCGCCAGGCCGAGCTCGAGCGCCGGCTGCAGCAACTCGACGGCGATATCGCCCGCGAGGAGCGCATGGTGCGCGACAATGCGGACATCCTCGAGCGCCTTCGCGTCGAGGAAGCCTCGCTCAACTCCGAGAATGCAGGCGCCGCCGAGCGCGAGGCCACCACCCGCGCCGCCTTCGAGCAAGCCGGCGCGACGCTTTCTGCCAGCGAGGCGAAGCTTGCCGCGCTTACCGCCGAACGGGCCGAAGCCGCCGCCTCGCGCCATCAGATCGAACGTACGCTGCGCGAGACCGCCGAGCGCCGCGACCGCTTCGCCCGCCAGCTCGCCGAGGTCGACCGCGAGCTTTCCGATATTGTCTCGCGCATCTCCGGCCTGCCCGATCCGGCCGAGAAGCGGCTGCTGGTCGAGGACGCCGCGGCGCGTCTGGAGGAGAGCGAGGCCGGCGCGATCGCGGCCGAGCAGGCCGTCGCCGACGCGCGCGCGGCCGAAAGCGCCGCCCGCCCGCCCGTGCAGGATGCCAAGGCCGAGCTGGCGCGGATCGAGACCGAGGCCCGCACGCTCTCCAAAATTCTGAACGCCGCCAGCGGCGACCTTTTCCCGTCCGTGCTGGAGCAGCTCAGCGTCGAACGCGGCTACGAAACCGCGCTTGGCGCCGCCCTTGGCGAGGATCTCGACGTGCCGCTCGACCGCAGCGCGCCGGTGCATTGGGGCGAGAGCGCGATCCAGCCTGGCGATGCAGCGCTGCCCGGCGGCGTGAAGAGCCTTGCCAGCGTCGTGCGCGCGCCCACCCAGCTTGCCCGTCGCCTCGCGCAGATCGGTATCGTCGAGGCGGCCGATGGCCGCCGTCTCCAGGCCCTGCTTGCGCCCGGCCAGCGGCTGGTCAGCCGCGACGGCGCGCTGTGGCGCTGGGACGGTCTCACCGCCAGCGCCGACGCACCGACCGCCGCCGCGCAGCGGCTGGCGCAGAAGAACCGGCTGGCCGAGCTCGATGCCGAGGCGGTGCAGGCGACGCGCATCCTGCGCGAGGCCGAGGCAGCCCTTGTCCAGGCCGAACAGGCGCTGCGCCAGGCGAGCGAGGCCGAGCGCAATGCGCGCCAGGCCGGCCGCGATGCCCAGCATGGTCTGGACGCCGCCCGCAACGCGCTGGCCGAGGCCGAGAAGGCTGGCGGCGAGCTGGTGAGCCGGCGCGCCGCACTGGATGAGGCGCGTGCGCGTGTCGTCGACAGCCACGAGGAAACCCAGACGGCATTACTGGAAGCCGAGATGCTGTTGCAGGACGCGCCGGACCTCGGCGACCTGCAACTGCAGCTCGAACAGTCCTCGGCCAATGTCTCGCGCGATCGCGCCACGCTCGCCGACGCGCGCGCCGTCCATGAAGGTCTGCGGCGCGAAGCCGAAGCGCGTACCCGCCGCCTCGAAGCCATCGGCGCCGAGCGGCGCAACTGGCTGGAGCGGGCCGAGAACGCATCGACGCAGATCGCCGCCCTTGGCGAGCGCAAGGCCGAAGCCGAGGCCGAGCGCGAACGGCTGGCCGACGCTCCCGATGAGATCGACGCCAAGCGCCGCGCGCTGCTGTCGCAACTGGCCGAGGCGGAGACGCTGCGCCAGGCAGCCGCCGACCGCCTGCAGGAAGCGGAGAACAAACAGGCCGAGTTCGACAAGGCCGCGACCGCTGCCATCCAATCGCTCGCTGAAGCGCGCGAAACCCGCGTCCGCGCCGAGGAGCGGCTGACCGCCGCGGACGAGCGGCGGCTGGAGGTCGAGGCGCGCATCCAGGAAACGCTGAACACGCCGCCGCATCTGGTCATCAAGCATACTGGGCTGGAAGCCGACGATCCGATGCCGGAAATGGCCGATGTCGAGCGTCAGCTCGACCGGCTGAAGGTCGAGCGCGAGCGGCTCGGCGCCGTCAATCTGCGCGCCGAGGAAGAGCAGAAGGAACTGTCGGACCGGCTGGAGACCATCGTTTCCGAGCGCGAGGACATCATCGAGGCGATCCGCAAATTGCGGCAGGCGATCCAGAGCCTGAACCGGGAGGGGCGCGAGCGGCTGCTGTCGGCGTTCGAGGTGGTAAACGGCCATTTCCAGCGCCTGTTCTCGCATCTGTTCGGCGGTGGCACAGCAGAACTGCAGCTGATCGAATCCGAGGATCCGCTGGAGGCCGGGCTCGAAATCCTCGCTCGCCCGCCGGGCAAGAAGCCGCAGACCATGACGCTGCTTTCCGGCGGCGAGCAGGCGCTGACGGCGATGTCGCTGATCTTCGCCGTATTCCTCACCAATCCGGCGCCGATCTGCGTGCTCGACGAGGTCGACGCGCCGCTCGACGACCACAATGTCGAGCGCTTCTGCAATCTGATGGACGAGATGGCCCGCACCACCGAGACGCGCTTCGTCATCATCACCCACAACCCGATCACCATGGCCCGCATGGACCGGCTGTTCGGCGTCACCATGGCCGAACAGGGCGTCAGCCAGCTGGTCTCGGTCGACCTGCAGGCGGCCGAGGCGATGCGCGAGGCGAGCTGA
- a CDS encoding DUF721 domain-containing protein encodes MAGKRPYGNPVPVSDLATEILDPVLKKRAGISIGLVQSWEEIAGPRLAGRSRPEKIQWPRRLHEDDPFEPAVLVIACEGMAALHLQHEAGEIINRVNAFLGFTAIGRIRIVQKPVLSEKARPKPAPRPLNDAEKAKLSRTVGKIEDDGLRASLERLGATILGRKRP; translated from the coding sequence ATGGCAGGGAAAAGGCCCTACGGCAATCCCGTTCCGGTGAGCGATCTCGCAACCGAGATCCTCGATCCGGTGCTGAAGAAGCGCGCCGGCATTTCGATCGGACTGGTGCAGTCCTGGGAAGAGATCGCCGGGCCACGGCTTGCCGGCCGCTCGCGCCCGGAAAAGATCCAGTGGCCGCGTCGCCTGCATGAGGACGATCCGTTCGAGCCGGCGGTGCTTGTCATTGCCTGCGAGGGCATGGCGGCGCTCCACCTCCAGCACGAGGCAGGCGAAATCATCAACCGCGTCAATGCCTTCCTCGGCTTCACGGCAATAGGCCGTATCCGGATCGTGCAGAAGCCGGTGCTGTCCGAAAAGGCCCGGCCGAAACCGGCGCCGAGGCCGCTCAACGACGCCGAGAAGGCGAAACTCTCGCGCACCGTCGGCAAGATCGAGGACGATGGCCTGCGCGCCTCGCTGGAACGGCTCGGCGCAACTATTCTAGGGCGGAAAAGGCCATAG